The following are from one region of the Colias croceus chromosome 4, ilColCroc2.1 genome:
- the LOC123690885 gene encoding serine/threonine-protein kinase fused isoform X1, which translates to MENYIVISFVGEGSFGRVFKAKHKETDVVLALKVIRKKGRSSKDLKNLRQECDIQRQLNHPNIIRMIDSFDTESELVVVTEYAEKELHSILAKEGCLNEEQVKKITWDLVSALYYLHSHRVLHRDLKPQNVLLDSTGRAKLCDFGLARIMTNATHILTSIKGTPLYMAPELIDEKPYDHQADLWSLGCIVYELMAGQPPFCTMSIWQLVRMIRHKPVQWPSFISAEARSFLQGLLHKDPVKRMSWPEILEHPFVCGHILILPEDVQSDSPFTKPLSYSQQEAKFLQTEKMSKNSKAKMETNTKPQGREHDLRNVHGVMQAMECVPMSDDDSVRATSAFSVRDSLKTDDEDQSQPITAANAKLLRHEFNVMNNSNLVVCNLEKNMAQLMAANKQELKMQKIDEEKHDKEIVKETEEKILEVDKQDVEDVKQKKAGSTASQSLENPKSAVKCNDEVSAGLSKSVPPSYKQKLLQFSKDKLRFGSGGNRLTRSIKRSFHFSRSIDKNKTEAQRRTSEPAIETISKEETDNMKYGKEDKDEDTEKIEVIEETVDEKEIANNDICLVEEKEEVKEPSSIELEEWEAFLNSNITEVMEGDVESLTQLNMVSMVVGVVGSAARGAKGARVCGAVAALLALPSLSHSLPRHTLLNIQDVYLEAKVVYNFIAAINTLMKDTKDTDDGAEERLRGVSRMLEVCAWLCARSCRAVRQLATSLATHNAHTVFTRLLNMSIVADTKTPRIVLNIVGLLITILQDLPEHADVIERILFDDKSFRFLKLLEQPSDALRMRVCILISLLCTYSCTAFSAAMENVWSKKDSDMLEALHTHCNVTLNRAARLASKELGSMPFYVN; encoded by the exons ATGGAAAACTACATCGTTATTTCATTCGTTGGCGAAGGTTCTTTTGGAAGAGTATTTAAAGCAAAGCACAAAGAAACTGATGTTGTATTAGCTTTAAAAGTTATAAGAAAG AAAGGGAGATCGTCCAAAGACCTAAAAAACTTGAGACAAGAATGTGACATCCAACGGCAGCTGAACCACCCAAATATAATTCGGATGATTGATAGTTTTGATACAGAATCAGAGTTAGTTGTTGTCACTGAATATGCTGAGAAAGAATTACATAGTATTCTTGCAAAGGAGGGCTGCTTGAATGAAGAGCAGGTCAAGAAGATAACATGGGATTTAGTTTCAGCATTGTACTATTTACATTCTCACAGAGTTCTTCACAG AGATCTCAAGCCACAAAATGTGCTATTAGACAGCACAGGACGGGCAAAGCTGTGTGACTTTGGTTTAGCTCGAATAATGACAAATGCAACTCATATACTAACATCAATCAAGGGAACTCCACTGTATATGGCTCCCGAGTTGATTGATGAGAAGCCGTATGACCATCAG GCTGATCTCTGGTCTCTGGGCTGTATAGTGTATGAGTTGATGGCGGGGCAACCTCCATTTTGTACAATGTCCATATGGCAGTTAGTCAGAATGATTAGACATAAACCTGTACAGTGGCCTAGTTTTATAAGTGCAGAGGCTCGGTCGTTCCTTCAG gGTTTATTGCACAAGGATCCAGTGAAAAGAATGAGCTGGCCAGAAATATTAGAACACCCATTTGTCTGCGGCCATATTCTTATTCTGCCTGAGGATGTCCAGAGCGATTCACCTTTCACGAAACCATTATCATATAGCCAACAAGAAGCTAAGTTCTTACAGACTGAAAAAATGAGTAAAAATTCCAA ggCCAAAATGGAGACTAATACGAAACCCCAAGGTCGTGAACATGATTTGAGAAACGTTCATGGTGTTATGCAAGCAATGGAGTGTGTACCTATGTCCGATGATGACAGTGTTCGAGCGACTAGTGCCTTCAGTGTTAGAGATAGCCTTAAAACAGACGATGAAGACCAGTCACAACCCATAACGGCTGCAAACGCGAAATTACTTAGACACGAATTCAATGTAATGAATAACTCTAATCTAGTTGTATGTAACCTCGAAAAGAACATGGCCCAATTAATGGCAGCTAACAAACAAGAGTTGAAAATGCAAAAGATTGACGAAGAAAAACATGACAAGGAAATTGTTAAAGAAAcagaagaaaaaatattggaaGTGGATAAACAAGATGTTGAAGATGTTAAACAAAAGAAAGCTGGTAGTACGGCTTCACAAAGCTTGGAGAATCCTAAAAGTGCGGTCAAATGTAATGACGAAGTTAGTGCTGGACTAAGTAAAAGTGTACCTCCGTCATATAAACAGAAGTTATTACAATTCTCTAAAGATAAACTAAGATTTGGTAGTGGTGGTAATAGATTGACTAGAAGTATCAAAAGATCATTTCACTTCAGTAGaagtattgataaaaataaaactgaggCGCAAAGACGTACAAGTGAACCGGCCATTGAAACAATAAGTAAAGAAGAAACAGACAATATGAAATATGGGAAGGAAGATAAAGATGAAGATACGGAAAAGATTGAAGTTATTGAAGAAACTGTTGATGAGAAGGAAATTGCTAATAATGATATTTGTTTGGTAGAGGAAAAAGAAGAAG taaaaGAACCGTCATCTATAGAATTGGAGGAATGGGAAGCATTCTTGAATTCCAATATAACAGAAGTCATGGAGGGTGATGTGGAATCTCTGACGCAATTAAACATG GTGAGTATGGTGGTAGGTGTAGTGGGTAGTGCGGCTCGCGGGGCGAAGGGTGCGCGTGTGTGCGGCGCCGTCGCAGCGCTGTTAGCTCTGCCTTCGCTGTCTCACTCACTACCGAGACATACGCTGCTTAATATACAGGAT GTTTACCTAGAAGCAAAAGTCGTATACAACTTTATTGCGGCTATAAATACTCTCATGAAGGATACAAAGGACACGGATGACGGTGCTGAGGAAAG attgcGTGGTGTAAGTCGCATGCTAGAAGTATGTGCGTGGCTCTGTGCCCGCTCGTGCCGAGCCGTGCGACAGCTCGCTACGTCGCTGGCGACGCATAATGCGCATACTGTGTTCACAAGGCTGCTGAATATGT CTATTGTTGCAGATACAAAAACGCCGCGAATAGTGCTCAACATCGTCGGTCTTCTAATAACCATACTCCAGGACCTGCCCGAGCACGCTGACGTCATTGAACGCATTTTGTTCGACGACAAATCGTTTCGGTTCCTGAAACTTCTAGAACAACCGAGCGACGCTCTTAGAATGAGAGTGTGTATTCTAATAAGTTTGCTTTGCACGTACTCTTGTACTGCTTTCTCGGCGGCCATGGAAAATGTATGGAGTAAGAAGGACAGTGATATGTTGGAAGCGTTGCATACGCATTGTAATGTCACCTTGAATAGGGCAGCTAGGTTGGCCAGTAAGGAGCTTGGTAGCATGCCGTTTTAtgtcaattaa
- the LOC123690885 gene encoding serine/threonine-protein kinase fused isoform X2, translating to MENYIVISFVGEGSFGRVFKAKHKETDVVLALKVIRKKGRSSKDLKNLRQECDIQRQLNHPNIIRMIDSFDTESELVVVTEYAEKELHSILAKEGCLNEEQVKKITWDLVSALYYLHSHRVLHRDLKPQNVLLDSTGRAKLCDFGLARIMTNATHILTSIKGTPLYMAPELIDEKPYDHQADLWSLGCIVYELMAGQPPFCTMSIWQLVRMIRHKPVQWPSFISAEARSFLQGLLHKDPVKRMSWPEILEHPFVCGHILILPEDVQSDSPFTKPLSYSQQEAKFLQTEKMSKNSKAKMETNTKPQGREHDLRNVHGVMQAMECVPMSDDDSVRATSAFSVRDSLKTDDEDQSQPITAANAKLLRHEFNVMNNSNLVVCNLEKNMAQLMAANKQELKMQKIDEEKHDKEIVKETEEKILEVDKQDVEDVKQKKAGSTASQSLENPKSAVKCNDEVSAGLSKSVPPSYKQKLLQFSKDKLRFGSGGNRLTRSIKRSFHFSRSIDKNKTEAQRRTSEPAIETISKEETDNMKYGKEDKDEDTEKIEVIEETVDEKEIANNDICLVEEKEEVKEPSSIELEEWEAFLNSNITEVMEGDVESLTQLNMVSMVVGVVGSAARGAKGARVCGAVAALLALPSLSHSLPRHTLLNIQDVYLEAKVVYNFIAAINTLMKDTKDTDDGAEERLRGVSRMLEVCAWLCARSCRAVRQLATSLATHNAHTVFTRLLNMYTKTPRIVLNIVGLLITILQDLPEHADVIERILFDDKSFRFLKLLEQPSDALRMRVCILISLLCTYSCTAFSAAMENVWSKKDSDMLEALHTHCNVTLNRAARLASKELGSMPFYVN from the exons ATGGAAAACTACATCGTTATTTCATTCGTTGGCGAAGGTTCTTTTGGAAGAGTATTTAAAGCAAAGCACAAAGAAACTGATGTTGTATTAGCTTTAAAAGTTATAAGAAAG AAAGGGAGATCGTCCAAAGACCTAAAAAACTTGAGACAAGAATGTGACATCCAACGGCAGCTGAACCACCCAAATATAATTCGGATGATTGATAGTTTTGATACAGAATCAGAGTTAGTTGTTGTCACTGAATATGCTGAGAAAGAATTACATAGTATTCTTGCAAAGGAGGGCTGCTTGAATGAAGAGCAGGTCAAGAAGATAACATGGGATTTAGTTTCAGCATTGTACTATTTACATTCTCACAGAGTTCTTCACAG AGATCTCAAGCCACAAAATGTGCTATTAGACAGCACAGGACGGGCAAAGCTGTGTGACTTTGGTTTAGCTCGAATAATGACAAATGCAACTCATATACTAACATCAATCAAGGGAACTCCACTGTATATGGCTCCCGAGTTGATTGATGAGAAGCCGTATGACCATCAG GCTGATCTCTGGTCTCTGGGCTGTATAGTGTATGAGTTGATGGCGGGGCAACCTCCATTTTGTACAATGTCCATATGGCAGTTAGTCAGAATGATTAGACATAAACCTGTACAGTGGCCTAGTTTTATAAGTGCAGAGGCTCGGTCGTTCCTTCAG gGTTTATTGCACAAGGATCCAGTGAAAAGAATGAGCTGGCCAGAAATATTAGAACACCCATTTGTCTGCGGCCATATTCTTATTCTGCCTGAGGATGTCCAGAGCGATTCACCTTTCACGAAACCATTATCATATAGCCAACAAGAAGCTAAGTTCTTACAGACTGAAAAAATGAGTAAAAATTCCAA ggCCAAAATGGAGACTAATACGAAACCCCAAGGTCGTGAACATGATTTGAGAAACGTTCATGGTGTTATGCAAGCAATGGAGTGTGTACCTATGTCCGATGATGACAGTGTTCGAGCGACTAGTGCCTTCAGTGTTAGAGATAGCCTTAAAACAGACGATGAAGACCAGTCACAACCCATAACGGCTGCAAACGCGAAATTACTTAGACACGAATTCAATGTAATGAATAACTCTAATCTAGTTGTATGTAACCTCGAAAAGAACATGGCCCAATTAATGGCAGCTAACAAACAAGAGTTGAAAATGCAAAAGATTGACGAAGAAAAACATGACAAGGAAATTGTTAAAGAAAcagaagaaaaaatattggaaGTGGATAAACAAGATGTTGAAGATGTTAAACAAAAGAAAGCTGGTAGTACGGCTTCACAAAGCTTGGAGAATCCTAAAAGTGCGGTCAAATGTAATGACGAAGTTAGTGCTGGACTAAGTAAAAGTGTACCTCCGTCATATAAACAGAAGTTATTACAATTCTCTAAAGATAAACTAAGATTTGGTAGTGGTGGTAATAGATTGACTAGAAGTATCAAAAGATCATTTCACTTCAGTAGaagtattgataaaaataaaactgaggCGCAAAGACGTACAAGTGAACCGGCCATTGAAACAATAAGTAAAGAAGAAACAGACAATATGAAATATGGGAAGGAAGATAAAGATGAAGATACGGAAAAGATTGAAGTTATTGAAGAAACTGTTGATGAGAAGGAAATTGCTAATAATGATATTTGTTTGGTAGAGGAAAAAGAAGAAG taaaaGAACCGTCATCTATAGAATTGGAGGAATGGGAAGCATTCTTGAATTCCAATATAACAGAAGTCATGGAGGGTGATGTGGAATCTCTGACGCAATTAAACATG GTGAGTATGGTGGTAGGTGTAGTGGGTAGTGCGGCTCGCGGGGCGAAGGGTGCGCGTGTGTGCGGCGCCGTCGCAGCGCTGTTAGCTCTGCCTTCGCTGTCTCACTCACTACCGAGACATACGCTGCTTAATATACAGGAT GTTTACCTAGAAGCAAAAGTCGTATACAACTTTATTGCGGCTATAAATACTCTCATGAAGGATACAAAGGACACGGATGACGGTGCTGAGGAAAG attgcGTGGTGTAAGTCGCATGCTAGAAGTATGTGCGTGGCTCTGTGCCCGCTCGTGCCGAGCCGTGCGACAGCTCGCTACGTCGCTGGCGACGCATAATGCGCATACTGTGTTCACAAGGCTGCTGAATATGT ATACAAAAACGCCGCGAATAGTGCTCAACATCGTCGGTCTTCTAATAACCATACTCCAGGACCTGCCCGAGCACGCTGACGTCATTGAACGCATTTTGTTCGACGACAAATCGTTTCGGTTCCTGAAACTTCTAGAACAACCGAGCGACGCTCTTAGAATGAGAGTGTGTATTCTAATAAGTTTGCTTTGCACGTACTCTTGTACTGCTTTCTCGGCGGCCATGGAAAATGTATGGAGTAAGAAGGACAGTGATATGTTGGAAGCGTTGCATACGCATTGTAATGTCACCTTGAATAGGGCAGCTAGGTTGGCCAGTAAGGAGCTTGGTAGCATGCCGTTTTAtgtcaattaa